A section of the Engraulis encrasicolus isolate BLACKSEA-1 chromosome 8, IST_EnEncr_1.0, whole genome shotgun sequence genome encodes:
- the LOC134454695 gene encoding uncharacterized protein LOC134454695 codes for MIVLIIKMAWASVTKDMSTSDSHGRPEEVHYESNSLTNGDGDGENLRSTSDSHGRPEEVHYESNSLTNGDGDGENLRFPQQCEDDPYGFNATMVIGHTAAPLRWCRPFNLPFSAYTDVPQPSRHVTANERGNEVADQVLPVATPPQSPEDQSPTRAPPVRPSLTLTATKMENEVAEEVLQVAPKPQSPIRAPAVTANDIASAPIPTRPSPKKGKGIEPLGVLLQACQGGGSVPVQAMGSDEDEAAKGRRFKRGRKDTRRRRRRGQRRNSH; via the exons ATGATAGTCTTGATCATCAAGATGGCTTGGGCAAGTGTAACTAAGGACATG tCAACTAGCGACAGCCATGGCAGACCGGAGGAAGTGCATTACGAAAGTAACTCCCTCACAAATGGAGATGGAGACGGGGAAAACCTCAGA tCAACTAGCGACAGCCATGGCAGACCGGAGGAAGTGCATTACGAAAGTAACTCCCTCACAAATGGAGATGGAGACGGGGAAAACCTCAGA TTCCCTCAGCAGTGTGAGGATGATCCGTATGGCTTCAACGCCACAATGGTGATTGGGCACACGGCTGCCCCACTCCGGTGGTGTCGTCCATTTAACCTCCCATTCTC TGCTTATACGGACGTGCCACAGCCCAGTCGTCATG TGACTGCAAACGAGAGGGGAAATGAGGTTGCTGATCAAGTGCTGCCTGTGGCTACTCCACCACAGAGTCCAGAGGATCAGAGTCCTACCAGGGCTCCACCTGTCAGGCCTAGTCTAACAT TGACTGCAACCAAGATGGAGAACGAGGTCGCAGAGGAAGTGCTGCAGGTGGCTCCTAAGCCACAGAGTCCTATCAGAGCTCCAGCTGTGACGGCCAATGACATAGCCTCCGCTCCGATTCCCACAAGACCAAGTCCCAAAAAGGGAAAAG GCATTGAGCCTTTGGGAGTGCTGTTGCAAGCTTGCCAGGGTGGGGGGAGTGTCCCTGTCCAGGCCATGGGGTCAGACGAGGACGAGGCGGCCAAAGGGAGGAGGTTCAAGAGAGGACGCAAAGACACCCGGAGGAGACGCAGAAGAGGACAGCGCCGAAACAGCCACTAG